ATCCGGGGCCCGTGCCCCGGAAACAGCGCCGGCGGGTCGCGGGCGTGGAGCCGGCGGAGCGCCGTCAGGTACGCGCGCATGTCGCCCTCGGGGGCGGCGACGACGACGCTCCCCTCGGCGACGGCCACGTCGCCGCAGACGACGCCGTTACCGGTCTCGAACCCGACTCCGTCCGGCGCGTGGCCCGGGAGATCGAGGACGGTCGCCGGGCCGACGCGGTCGCCGGGGCCGAACGTTCGGTCGGGCTCGACGCCGGTCGCGTCGGCGAAGCGGTCCTCGTACCCTCGCCGCGCCCAGACCGTCGCGCCCGTCTCGGCGGCGTAGTCGGCGACGGCGCCGACGTGGTCGGGGTGCGCGTGCGTGACGGCGACGTGGTCGGCGACCTTCTCGCGGACGACGGTGTCCAGCGTGTCGGTGCGCGCGGCCGGGTCGACGAGCAGCGTCTCGCCGGTGCCGACGACGTAGGCGTTAGTCGTCCCGCCGGGCGCGCGCGTCTCGACGGGGACGGAGAAGCGGTCGACGTGGGTGTCGGCGGCGAGCGCGGGATCGGCGGCCCGTCGGGTCATCAGTCGGCGCTCCGCGGGGCGGGCGCGCCGGGGTACTCCGCATCGGCGTCGACGCCGGGGACGCCGGCGTCGGCGAAGCGCGTCAGGTCGGCGTCGGCGCCCGCGACCTCGGCGGCCTCGGCGGCGCTCGCGTACGGCCGGTTCACCACCAGGTCGCCCGCGGCCGACCTCCCGATCCCCGGGATGGCGGTCAGCTCGTTCATCGAGGCGCCGTTGAGGTCCATCGGGTAGGGCACGCCCGTCACCGAGCGGTAGCCCCAGTCGACGACCGCAACGTCGATCGTCCGCCCGAGTTCGTGTTCGCCGGGAAT
This genomic stretch from Halobaculum roseum harbors:
- a CDS encoding MBL fold metallo-hydrolase; this translates as MTRRAADPALAADTHVDRFSVPVETRAPGGTTNAYVVGTGETLLVDPAARTDTLDTVVREKVADHVAVTHAHPDHVGAVADYAAETGATVWARRGYEDRFADATGVEPDRTFGPGDRVGPATVLDLPGHAPDGVGFETGNGVVCGDVAVAEGSVVVAAPEGDMRAYLTALRRLHARDPPALFPGHGPRIDDPRATCARLIAHRLDRERSVLAAVDAGASDPDAVLDRAYEKDLAGVRDLARATVRAHVEKSARERRVRWDPEAESIAPVAHEGE